One Paramisgurnus dabryanus chromosome 9, PD_genome_1.1, whole genome shotgun sequence DNA segment encodes these proteins:
- the uacaa gene encoding uncharacterized protein uacaa, producing the protein MKSLKQRLKKTESTEWGKYDERLMKAVENGDIDRLTATIKKGASPTRLDPEGHSAFHVAASKGLINSLNVILDNGVNIKALDAAGKTALHLAAGGGHSMCVQRLLQFKCPVDSTDLQGRTALHDAACVGCKAIIKILCDSGASVDATDSDGMSPLLLAAKMCQPGSCQLLVQYGARTVLRDKQNKTALILACESSCKEAIEILLKTKADVSAVDLYGHDAYHYAKLSQKQDLITLVKQALETTMKAKDTATVSQKSQQAKPPSLGTGWSKTGSVKMDKVSSEPATRVHGSHGSFHEGKDAKQNNNLESTQVRHPQSAPVPVRSAPVSVDLLPGEVEALRRELRDTRRRQEAAEAEVHRLDTALALHSQEYEALRRNSEQALHASHARAWELEEALGEVQRRMAGSESRVRQMQAHLVAVREHLVEELRVQLQEAKGQREAAVGELGRMQMDLNHSRREVEQQKENHSSLLQELSRLSQEMLSREEQINTLKNRLTTLERQQVEMLCKETQTSSECRPTDTKSTMTDLTTEIREPTIDLESYISKAEHTAVVTSLNNTLQQAEATALQKYQSAQEENQNLLKELQEQKAELDTIQEALRAKFVPVALLEEKEKEVEQLKLTIEEMEKKQTPGSVNISLTEKEDDQRGENRQSCTIQIASEAKQNQVSSSKESEKPECKDTKIAEEKVLPSEKDSKRRSTSSDAKNSKELVKHKEQQDNATSAISSCEPLQSNIFLQAQVYSLQKQLEDSEKHYRRVLSKYRTRLLSAAQGYMDEDARVALLQIAKMREEYVC; encoded by the exons ATGAAAAGTTTGAAACAGCGACTTAAGAAAACTGAG AGCACAGAATGGGGAAAGTATGATGAGCGTCTGATGAAAGCAGTGGAGAATGGAGATATAGACCGACTCACAGCCACAATCAAGAAAGGAGCGAGTCCCACCAGACTAGACCCAGAGGGCCATTCTGC GTTTCATGTTGCTGCAAGTAAAGGGCTCATAAATAGTCTGAATGTTATCCTGGATAATGGTGTCAATATAAAAGCTTTGGATGCTGCTG GTAAAACAGCTTTGCATCTGGCAGCAGGAGGTGGTCATTCAATGTGTGTGCAAAGGTTACTTCAG tttaAATGTCCCGTTGACAGCACAGACCTGCAGGGGCGTACAGCTTTACATGATGCAG cATGTGTAGGCTGCAAAGCCATCATCAAAATACTGTGTGACAGTGGTGCATCTGTTGATGCTACTGACTCA GATGGTATGTCACCTTTATTGCTTGCTGCCAAAATGTGCCAACCAGGATCTTGCCAGTTGTTAGTGCAGTATGGGGCACGCACTGTTCTTCGGGACAAGCAAAACAA GACTGCACTAATCCTGGCTTGTGAAAGCTCCTGTAAAGAAGCAATAGAGATACTCCTGAAGACTAAGGCAGATGTTTCTGCAGTGGATCTCTATGGCCATGATGCTTACCATTATGCCAAACTTAGTCAAAAACAAGACTTGATCACACTTGTAAAACAAGCCCTGGAAACAACCATGAAAG CAAAAGATACTGCTACAGTTTCACAGAAGTCCCAACAG GCTAAACCCCCATCTTTAGGAACTGGCTGGAGCAAAACAGGATCAGTCAAAATGGACAAAGTATCGTCAGAACCAGCTACA AGGGTACATGGTAGCCATGGTAGTTTCCATGAGG GAAAAGATGCCAAACAGAATAATAACTTGGAATCCACACAG GTCAGGCACCCACAGTCAGCTCCTGTCCCGGTAAGATCTGCTCCCGTATCAGTGGACTTATTGCCTGGTGAGGTGGAGGCACTTAGAAGAGAACTAAGAGACACACGGAGACGACAGGAAGCAGCAGAGGCAGAGGTTCATAGGCTAGATACAGCGCTTGCCCTGCATAGCCAGGAGTACGAAGCACTGAGGAGGAACAGTGAACAAGCCCTGCATGCGTCCCACGCTCGGGCGTGGGAGCTGGAGGAGGCCTTGGGTGAGGTACAGAGGAGGATGGCTGGCTCAGAGAGTCGAGTAAGGCAGATGCAAGCTCATCTAGTGGCTGTCAGGGAGCATTTGGTGGAGGAGCTGAGAGTCCAGCTTCAAGAGGCCAAAGGTCAGCGAGAGGCAGCAGTAGGAGAACTGGGCAGAATGCAGATGGATCTCAACCATAGCAGAAGGGAGGTGGAGCAACAGAAGGAGAACCATAGTTCCTTGTTGCAGGAACTAAGCCGGCTTTCCCAGGAGATGCTTAGCAGAGAGGAGCAGATAAACACGCTGAAAAACAGATTAACAACTTTGGAGAGACAGCAAGTTGAGATGTTGTGTAAGGAGACCCAAACCTCATCAGAGTGTCGCCCCACTGATACAAAGAGCACCATGACTGATCTCACCACCGAGATACGTGAACCAACCATTGACCTGGAGAGCTACATCAGCAAGGCTGAGCACACGGCCGTTGTAACCTCTCTGAACAACACACTGCAGCAGGCTGAAGCCACGGCTCTGCAAAAGTATCAGAGTGCTCAGGAAGAGAACCAGAACTTGCTGAAAGAGCTCCAAGAACAGAAGGCAGAGCTCGACACCATCCAGGAGGCCCTGCGTGCCAAATTTGTCCCTGTTGCTTTGTTGGaggaaaaagagaaagaggTGGAGCAGCTCAAACTGACCATTGAAGAGATGGAAAAGAAACAAACCCCGGGGAGTGTGAACATCTCACTCACAGAAAAGGAGGATGATCAGAGAGGAGAAAACAGGCAGTCGTGCACTATCCAAATAGCAAGTGAAGCAAAGCAAAATCAAGTATCTTCTTCTAAGGAAAGTGAAAAACCAGAATGTAAAGACACTAAAATTGCAGAGGAAAAAGTGCTGCCAAGTGAAAAAGACAGCAAAAGAAGAAGCACGTCATCAGATGCTAAG AATTCTAAAGAGCTGGTGAAGCACAAAGAACAGCAGGATAACGCAACATCGGCCATTAGCTCCTGTGAGCCCCTGCAGTCAAACATCTTCCTCCAGGCTCAGGTCTACAGCCTACAAAAGCAGCTAGAG GACTCTGAAAAGCATTACAGGCGTGTGCTGTCAAAATACCGGACACGTTTGCTCAGTGCAGCACAG GGTTACATGGATGAAGATGCCAGAGTGGCACTGCTTCAGATTGCCAAAATGAGAGAAGAGTATGTGTGTTGA
- the morf4l1 gene encoding mortality factor 4-like protein 1, whose amino-acid sequence MAPKQDPKPKFQEGERVLCFHGPLLYEAKCVKINIKDKQVKYFIHYSGWNKNWDEWVPESRVLKYVDSNLQKQKELQKANQDHYVEGRMRGVAPSKKIAAVQQKNVDVKTKKNKQKTPGAGEGPSTGDMPHPPRKKRARVDPTVESEETFINRVEVKVKIPEELKPWLVDDWDLITRQKQLFHLPAKKNVDGVLEDYANYKKSRGNCDNKEYAVNEVVAGVREYFNVMLGTQLLYKFERPQYAEILANHPDTSMSQIYGAPHLLRLFVRIGAMLAYTPLDEKSLALLLSYLQDFLKYLVKNSSSLFSASDYEVAPPEYHRKAV is encoded by the exons ATGGCGCCTAAACAGGACCCTAAACCTAAATTTCAAGAAG GTGAACGAGTGCTGTGCTTTCATGGGCCATTGCTATACGAAGCTAAG TGTGTAAAAATCAATATTAAGGATAAACAAGTGAAATACTTTATTCATTACAGTGGATGGAATAAAAA CTGGGACGAATGGGTTCCTGAAAGCCGTGTGCTTAAATATGTGGACAGTAACCTGCAGAAACAGAAAGAGCTTCAGAAGGCAAATCA AGACCATTATGTTGAGGGAAGGATGAGGGGTGTCGCACCAAGCAAGAAGATCGCTGCTGTGCAGCAAAAAAATGTAGATGT aaaaacaaaaaagaacaaGCAAAAGA CACCGGGAGCTGGAGAAGGTCCCAGCACTGGGGATATGCCTCACCCCCCACGCAAGAAGAGGGCACGTGTGGACCCAACTGTGGAGAGT GAGGAGACCTTTATTAACAGGGTAGAAGTGAAGGTAAAAATTCCTGAGGAGTTAAAACCGTGGCTGGTAGATGACTGGGACCTGATCACGAGACAGAAGCAG ctCTTCCACTTGCCGGCAAAAAAGAATGTTGATGGTGTCCTGGAAGACTATGCAAATTACAAGAAGTCGAGGGGAAACTGTGATAACAA GGAATATGCCGTCAATGAGGTTGTTGCTGGAGTCCGTGAATACTTCAATGTCATGTTAGGCACTCAGCTACTCTACAAGTTTGAAAGACCACAGTATGCAGAGATCCTTGCAAACCATCCAGACACCTCCATGTCTCAAATATACGGAGCACCACATTTGTTGAGACTTTTTG TAAGAATTGGAGCAATGCTGGCCTACACACCACTGGATGAGAAGAGTCTAGCCCTGCTTCTCAGCTATCTGCAGGACTTTTTAAA GTATTTGGTGAAAAATTCATCGTCTCTATTCAGCGCAAGTGACTATGAGGTTGCACCTCCAGAATACCACCGTAAGGCTGTCTGA